Part of the Engraulis encrasicolus isolate BLACKSEA-1 chromosome 23, IST_EnEncr_1.0, whole genome shotgun sequence genome is shown below.
CAAAATGGAGTACATAAATTACCCACATGGGTAAAATAAATCAACCCATATAGACCAGTGGTGCCCACATTCAATATGAAATGCTCTAAGGCAATCGTGGAATTACAAAATACATAGGCTATGAAATAATGAATAATAAGGTGACAGTGTGGCATTGGGGTATTGTGCTCAGGAGCGATGCTGAGGCCGGTAGAATGGGGGAGACTGTGTCAGATGCAAAATACACATTTCCATTCAGACAGCACAACAACTGTGCATATTATGAGCATATAAGCAAGTAGATGGCATGAGGTATTTTcgtaaaataaacaacaacagaaataaaaagagagatacatctcatcacaataatgCAACAAAATGACAGATTGCTGCAAGGTCATATGATCTCTGAACAGATCACCTCTTCAAGCTAAATATTTCAGTTAGTTAAATTATTTTCAAAGCTAATTTTCagaatgtactgtacatagtaTATTAATACTGTGTTTTTATATCTGCAAAACTGCATCCAAACATTAAGATGACCTTAAGAACGGACAgcagtataggcctattatatcacCATAACTTCAGTTGTGGTGCATATGTGTCATAGACATAGTTTATGAATGGAGGGGGGATGTCCCACTTCTGATACATCTTTAAGTGTCCCCACAACTCTGTTACAAATATAATTTGAAACAAATATATGGTGAACAATTTATCACCACTCTCAAAACCAAACTTACACCGTTGCCTGGCATACAAATCTTCCCCACAGTGAGATGCAGCAAGAAATACATTGAATACAGAAATTACGCAGCGTAAAGTCATTGGTGGAACATGATAATGAACAAGCCGGTAAACTCATGTTATGGTCAATACAACATAACCCTATGGAAAATGACAAAGCAAGTCACAATTCAAACGTCAGTGTTGAGAATGTTTACAGCAAGTCTTTCCTGCACACTTATTTGGTTGGAGATGAATGAGATAACCGGCACACTGCAGTCACCAACATAACGCACAAAAGGTAGCCTAATTTTAATTCAAGCACACTTCTGCACTTTATAAAGAAAATGACTCCAAGTCCAACTCAAAGAACTACAAAGAACATTCATTATGTTGTGGTAAAGACAATCTGCTTTTCTTTGTCACTGTGGGGGAGAACATAAAACAGATAATTGCCAATGTAAACAGAAACTGCTACGCGCAATGGATTTGTTGTTCCCTTAGTTTAGGGAAGATTCTGTACCAAACTAGTTTACCCACGGCCTCTCGTAAAGAGGGGCTGCCCCATATGTACAGCGCAGGAGTGGAGAGAGCATTGCACCTGGACATGGTGGAGAAAAGGTTTGTCGCTTCATTTCTAAACCGCAGTCCCTTTCCAGTCAGTTGTCTCACAATAATGTTCACAAAAGACGGGCACCATAAAATCAGAAAACATATCACAACAAGCAGTATGATACGTAATGACTCTTTCTTCGTTTCTCTTTCTGTTGAAGGCACCTCTCGGCCGAGTTGGTGCCTAGCAATGACGTACAACTTTATGGTCATGATGATTTTGGTTAGAACAATTAATTGCAATGCAATGACACCAAACGCGTTGATTTGGGCGGCTTTTGATATAGGCACCATGTTCTGGACAATCAGTATGGAATATGTGTAAATCCAACAGATTGCACACATTGCAATAACGCATCCACGCGATATGAAACGGTTGTAGAAAAACGGGTGGCACACGGCAAGGTACCTGTCGAATTGCGCAAAGAGAAATGTCAGTACATTCACACCAAGAAATGAAGGGAGTATGTAAAATGTGCCGTTCCTGGATGGATATCCTTCTTGGACATCAAAAAGACCAAGATAGTAAACAGAAAATCCTGTTAAAGTGTCACTGATACTCGTGTTCAACATGAAAATACAGCGGTTTTGGCGACGCAGGGATCGCGTGCCCAGAATACCCACCACAACAGACCCGGCCACCAGAACTGAGCTGGTGGcgaataaaatgtgaaaaagatATATGAAGTAGTCTTCTACACGATCGAAATGCACAGACAACGGTATGGTATAGTTTTGGATATGCATAGTTGGTTCAACTGAACGACCTGGGAACTGTTGCAGACATGAGGAAACCCCTCTGTTATATACACTTTCAGCTGGCTGTCAAGCTGCTCCCATGAGCCAGATGATGGCTCTGCAAAGAGAACATATCTGAGTTGACAAAGCTGAGAGCAACTGCTGCTGCAATTTGTGGGAAAAGACAGTTACTGTACTATCAATTTGCTTTTCTTTATTGGTGCCAATATCACAGTGGTTTTGTTACACAAAATGAGTTACCCTCAGACAACCAGGGCAGGAGAATGGGGTGCAGTGGTTGTTTTTTATGTTTATGATGAGGTAATGCTGTGTTTTGTTGTCTACTGCATTCATCATATTGGTGGGAGTCCATATGGTTTGACCAGCATACTAGGCCTGTCATATTATGTTTTTCATTAGGGAGGTAAAGGGATGCCACCAACCAAATGGCTCTCAATGACATTGATCAATGACACTCCGCTGACCAATGTGGAGCACCTGCACAATGAAGAGGCCAGTGGCATATTTTTTAGGCCGCATGGTCGAGCTTGGCCTGGGTCTCTTTCCCAACCTTTAAACCAGGGAtatggaacctttttcatttggggggccactttaaattcatccgagggccgtaaaagtcctccgagggccgtactatgaacacaaatcaggatttacCCCTGCACCTTAGGCCTTTACTGAAGGGAGTcacctttaaaacacacaccacattctctaggtccactgaatGTAACTTCattttattgcaaatgtattttctaagattcctttacaaaatatgccatatttcatgtgaagctgcataacattaaaattgtatcaggggccggataaaacggcctcaagggccacaaacgtcCCTCGAgacgttccccacccctgctttaaaccTTTTCTCTCTCCAAATTACAGTAGGCCTTGGTATAGCTCCagtgtagcctcgcgagccatcctacgtacttccaccaaaggattggctccactactgtaatctggccgtgcttctctgtggagtgcctggagcagtagaattttgattgcaacgcccccccccagaaaacagccaataatcgaatacgccccccacgtgggggcgaaagggggaggacgctcctgacaatgacgtacacatctgcgccagagccattggtctgcgctatgttgttgttgagtaactgccagcgattgggtgaaagGTGTCCAATCATTTTAAACCATAAATGAATGCagacttcctgcttcctacaatcgcttcagagcaaagaaatgccagaccataaatacgaaatgaaatggtagtattatgggatggtcaggaccaggccagctccagtgtgcatcaaacaaaaaaacagaaagaagaaTATTTACAAATGAAAGGAACGGTTTACATGTCACCTATTTTGCATGCAGCACCGCTATGTTGCTGAGTCAGGGGGAAACTGTTTTGGAGGGTTTGTAGATGATAACTATATATTTTTGagcctttatttgatagtgacagtgataagaagagagagggagagaaaaataggGGAAGGTTGGACATTACCCCgacaggattcaaacctgggcCCTCATGGCAAATGTCCGACATATGATTATAGGTGTGTTCGCACGCTATGCTGCACCCTCATAACATCGGTATTCTTGAAGTGAATTCCCAGTACACCCTGTCAATGGAAAGTTTGCAAAACCAGACTGTCTTTATACGCTGTCTTTGTACCACCCCCcaccatgggtgccgcgagggggggaaaggtgttacatattctaagggcccaacagcattgacagggcccctggaaggatgctgataacataatttgtcattttgggggcccaaaacttGAATCTTTCTTTTAGCAGCGCCCTTGTGTTTAGAGAAAAGCCACACTTGACTGCTGCTCTCACTTTTCTTAGGATAGCATGACAAACGCAAATGTTTTGACCATATTTGCTGAGCAGAGCTACAGCAGAGTGTGGTTTTTCCCTAAACAAAATGTCATACTCTGGGAAAGGTGAAAGGTGGCCTTGGTGTCAGTCATTTCCAGTCCACTTAACATGTACACATGGCTTCCCTTTTTGTCTCTTATTACGGAGTGTTATGACATGTTTTTCCCTGAAATATTTCCCCTATGAAAGCTTACCTCGCCTCCGGGACTTACTGTAGGGAGAAATAGGCTACACCCAAGCCACTGTTAGCGTCCAAACATAAACAACTCTCACCTAATCCTACTTAATGAGCAAATTAGTCACCTATCCAAACAACTGTCAAGTCCAGTATCAAAACAAGGCCATCGTAAAATAAAACAAGGCCCAAGGCGGAACTGTCATGACAGGTTGATTCTGCTCTGTGACATAATGGAAGATAATGTGCCCTTGAGGGAGATAAAGAGGCACAAGGTGCCACTGCGGAGGGACATCTAAGTGGCCCATTAGCTGTGTGAAGCCATGCTGTCATAATTGAAGATGATTCCAATAAACCTGTTGGAGGCACTAGTAGGTGCTTATGTTCCTGAGAGACTTGTTAAAAAGGCTGAGTGTCAAAAGCAATAGCTTCTAAAAGAATGCGCTATGCTGGCAACAACACACATCCATGCTTCGTTCCCCTGTAATACTAAATTAGTATTCTCAATCATTTATGAAGAATTATATGATGTAGACCTACGTATAAACAgtgtggcatgcacagacattttgggggcaggtgctgaagggaaggggaggggggcatgtggaacttccagctgtctCACAGGTTATATACGCTATATAGTATATTGTGTCTGGGCATCATTGTCACATGGttttgatcatgaagcatttgtagattatcatgccGACTTGGACCACAGTCCAACATTGAGACAAAAAAGTTTGAAATCTCCCATTGACACTGAGACAAAAGAATGTGTGAAAAATAACTTACagaaagggcatttttgtccagtaggccAACGGGCCAGGTGCTCTAGCACCACGCCTATGGACCTACATATTTGAAAAAAAGTCTAGCAAATGCAAATCAGAGGCTTGCCCAAAGTCCATGTGGCATGTcaaatggtgtacactgtatgtgtaaACTTTAAAAGATAATGTGaaacctatttctgatatattgcctataTGGTTATCtataaaatgcctcacaaaacaaaaaaataacagtgCAAAGTAAACTATCTACTGCCCTCTGCTGTCCATCAAAAACATACAGGTAATGAGGTTGCATTTGAGGATTATACTGTATAGTAAGGTTGCATTTTAGGAGATGGATTTCTACAATTTTGTTAAACCTAAACAGTCTATCTTGTTTTGCTGGGCTTTGCTTGTAACAGATAAtaacatttcaactgatttttgACAGCGATTTCCTGGGAAAATGATAGAAATTGTTTGAGATAGGTGAcaaagatggagatagagagatgttTCGTTTTGACAAGGCCTGAACATGGTCATTCAGGCTGTGGCTCGCATCAGAGGTTAAACTTATAAATCCATGTGATTCCCTTTTGGATCAATAAAGTGTCTACAAGTTTCTCTACCCAATAGTCCAGttattttctattttatacaAACATCTTAATTAAAACTTCATCATTTAAATGCGTACAGAATAATCATCACAGAACATGCAAGCAATGAAGAAACACAGGCACATGAAAACTGCACTGGAAAGTATGCATACATGAATGTGAGGAAGTGAACATGGATCCAGTTTTAGTAACATACTAGTTTGCCCACTTAAACCAAGTACTAGAtcaactttctctttctctttctctctctcgttctctcgttctctctctctctctctcacacacacacacacacacacacacacacacacacacacacacacacacacacacacacacacacacacacacacacacacacacacacacacacacacacacacagggccgattCTACACAGtatggtgccctaggcaagcaccccctTTGCCCCAGTTTTACACTCTGTATAACttgacatttggtgccctagggctAGGCGACTGCCTAAtcagcctatgcctagcgccagccctgcacacacacatagacatacagagagagagagagagagagagagagagagagagagagagagagagagagagagagagagagagagagagagagagagagagaattgtacaATAATTTAGTATTTAAACATCAGTTTAGCCGCCAATCAAGTAGGTTTTTTTTGTCCTTGCCCTGCCCTCATATTCACCAACATACTTGCGCTGCCGCTGTCACAACCATATGCCTCAGACAGTCCTAAATTAGCACCGCACCTCAGGTGAAGAGCCCTTCATTGTTTTAACTCTTATCCGTGGCACTCAAAACAATGACCCACCAATGTCCAACCTTCTGTCAGTGGCATGAAAAGACGGGAGCGCCCTCAACCAAACTTCCCACCCTGCAAGCCATTGACAAGGCACTCAAGAGCCTCCAGTCAATATCCAACAGCTGATCTATGGACCACACGCTCACAGTCCTCTCAGTAGGCAGCACTGGTGTTGGGTCCTCGGCTCACAGGGAGAGGATATGTACCAGGGGATGGAAATATCCAGCTACCACAGACCAACCACAACTAGGCAAATTCTATTGAAATACGAAAGTGGCTGGTACCTTTTTGGTATATTTGGTATATTTTTGGACTCAAAACAACAGTCTACGATTGAGCGTGGTAGTGAGGCTAATTTGTGAACTTAATTTGGCTTGTGACACTGCAAAGTCATCAAAGTTTGTTTTCCAGTGGCTGGGCGATAGTAGTGAACAATATCAAGTTAGTCAATTGATCAAAAGTTCTTCACCACCTCTGGTGGTCCCAAATAGGTTACGCCGTGTAAGGAAAGGGGAAGGGAAGTAGGTGTCCTTAGGCAACTACAAAGTGTGCGAGGAAGGGAAGGGGACGAATTTATGGGGATCTGTACCAGCAGGTCGGCTGTGTCTCTGGTTCCTCACGCACATGTGCTGAGCCACACAGACACGGAGGACCAggtgagtgtgtgatgtgtgtagttTAAGTAGACTATTGTATGTGTGCCTAGAGTAATGTGTGCTTGGCTagggtagtttgtgtgtgtgtgtgtgtgtgtgtgtgtgtgtgtgtgtgtgtgtgtgtgtgtgtgtgtgtgtgtgtgtgtgtgtgtgtgtgtgtgtgtgtgtgtgtgtgtgtgtgtgtgtgtgtgtgtgtgtgtgtgtgttcacgtgtgcatTCATACAAGGCTGcaactacttttttttttaggcCAGTATGCAACTTTGACATGCCACCACACCAAACGTTCCATTGGGCTACAAAAGATGGTTGTTGTGGTGTGAAAGTAGCCTCATTTTACCATCCCCTTAAACAAATACTTAACATTatttaaaattaattaatttaatcaTTACTATGAGGGGATGATAAAACAGGGTAGTGTGAAAGGGCCTTAAATTAAAGTAACAATCAATCTTCCCAATCAGATGAGTGATGCTGGGATGACCACCTGGGGCGAGCTGCTGTCCATGGCCCACACCCAGAGCATCAAGACGGTCAAAGTCACTGAGGTCATGGGCGTACGCagcagtggaggtggtggtggtggtggaggcagcggtggtggtgggccCAACGCCCCGTCTAAAGGATACCTGGAGCTGGGAAGCAAGGGCGAGACCGGGCCCCAGACCTCTAGAGAggcggcggaggaggaagaggaggacacggaaggagatggggaggtggaggaagtgGTGAACTTGTCCGACAGCGAGGGGAGCTTGAAGAGCGAGCTACTGGAGTGAATTGACGTGTGTGACCTACGAGTacaagtcaggggtgcatttctcagaagtgtagttgttagttagttagcaacttgggtagttgtcaatgggatattgcattgcaaacaagaaCGTATCTTACATAGTTATAAACTACGGttctgagaaatgcaccccagagtttcCTCCAGCATCTGCCTTATTCCCCCTGTATTTCCCCACTATCAAGCAGCGCAGAATGGCTTTTGTAATCGACTCTCCTTCAATTTCTCAGCTTTGGCTATATCATGATGTTGATGAGGTCCTTCCATGGCCTGTGTCAAACATTTTCCTCTAGTCGTTTGATATGATGTATTATGTTAAACATTTTAACACCCAAGAAGGGTCATCAGTGACTTTAGTTTGAATTAAGGTTTGACATTTTCAGTACAGCTAAAATGATAGGGAAGCACATCAATAGCAAGGGTGAAGATCAAAATGTCATAGCATTAATGCTCTTTAAAATGGGTTTTGTGATATATTATAACCAATATGAGATTCTAGTCTATTTTTTTCAATAATTCCTAGTACAGCCTGTTgtaactatacatgggttctgagtgtttatcaacacaatgttatgaggggcaagacactggcagccaaccacgtgagctaattttttgacagacagtattttccaacaatcagaggtggagttgtgcgcagctaggtttgtgcagtcaggttataaacaaaatttagaacccatgtataggtttTGAAATTTAATTGTGCACCAATCTAATTCAAAGTGTGTATTGCAATGATTTCCAGTTCAGGATACAAGTATATGGTTATTTAGCAtacttgtactgtatattgagttATTCAATCCAACGACCTTACTAAACGTCACATGGTCCACACTCGTGAATGAGGATGTTAAGAAATTGTCAGACACGAATATAATTTAAACATTTTATTACAAAAGACTgctgtagatttttttttcactcatcaaCTTCACCTTTATGTAATAGTACTTTTCAGCAACTCCATATTTTAACATTCAATACCCTCACCCCATACATAATTCCACAGCCTGTATATCTGTACAGCACTGAAATCTTGAATCAGTTTAGAGGTATGATGCATTCTCTTTTTAAAAGAAACACCATGAACCTCGAGGCAGAAACAATGCATGTAGAATTACTGGTATGTTCCAGGTGGTCATCTGACAGACATCGACCTACAACTGTTTAGAATTACCATTTtcacaaaaaaaggaaagggggcATCTTATATATTATACACATTTGTTATATGGAAGTATATGAACTTGGGGAGGGTAGAGGGGTTTTAGAGTTTGGCGATCCAAACCCCTCAAACTAAAAGAAGGGGGGAATAGTGTAACAAAATGGTATTGGGGATCAGCCAAGCCATATCACGCCTCTGTCTTCGACTGGGAAACA
Proteins encoded:
- the LOC134439927 gene encoding G-protein coupled receptor 183-like, yielding MHIQNYTIPLSVHFDRVEDYFIYLFHILFATSSVLVAGSVVVGILGTRSLRRQNRCIFMLNTSISDTLTGFSVYYLGLFDVQEGYPSRNGTFYILPSFLGVNVLTFLFAQFDRYLAVCHPFFYNRFISRGCVIAMCAICWIYTYSILIVQNMVPISKAAQINAFGVIALQLIVLTKIIMTIKLYVIARHQLGREVPSTERETKKESLRIILLVVICFLILWCPSFVNIIVRQLTGKGLRFRNEATNLFSTMSRCNALSTPALYIWGSPSLREAVGKLVWYRIFPKLREQQIHCA